A DNA window from Solanum lycopersicum chromosome 3, SLM_r2.1 contains the following coding sequences:
- the LOC101268269 gene encoding transcription factor GTE10 encodes MAPTVPIDYIGQRESRKFFKKDSVDIMGKSRKGFKGYLPGIVPDYRNAVETMAESEGFGSSGRVDTERTASEDSCAPKRKSICLNADGHDQFGAPIQSMSLSSMSSSEKKVLGIRLKNELELVRGLQKKIASVGSNIGVLSPASDIQNCTNGQRRSGSEISQRYMAEAVIPPGKKKPAPGRNGPLTKGPGAKRPKTMQQAIPSDTSMVMFMKQCETVLSRLMSHQHGWVFNHPVDVVKLKIPDYFTVIKQPMDLGTIRSKLHSGEYSSPLQFAADVRLTFKNAMTYNPPGNDVHIMAQTLSKFFEVRWKPIEKKIPVIEEEPLPSKSSVIIETETDTPPAMPPSKKKKIAPLENRVKPEPVKRVMSDVEKHKLTAELEDLLTELPENIIDFLKEKSSNGNQVSEDEIEIDLDVLHDDILFELRKLLDDYLLEKQKNQAKGEPCEMELHNESGFSNSSMQPCKGNDPADEEVDIGGNDPPVSSFPPVEIEKDRARRSNICSSSSSSSSGSGSSSSGTDSGSSSGGESDADKDSVVQKATAASGARLEQEDELDLPETTDPLAGQTVLTSQQNSNFAEPDDHREEESAEPERQVSPEKLYRAALLRGRFADIILKAQEKSIEKGEVRDPEKLKLEREEFERRRREEKARLQAEAKAAEEARKRAEAEAAAEAKRKRELEREAARQALQKMEKTVEINENSRFMEDLELFRAAPDEQLESFIDETTSPGHSENILGSFKFKASSNPLEQLGLYMKEEDEDEEEEEEAEPHSIPDVSNDPEEGEID; translated from the exons ATGGCACCTACTGTTCCAATAGATTACATTGGACAGAGAGAATCAAGGAAGTTCTTTAAAAAGGATTCAGTTGATATTATGGGAAAGTCACGCAAGGGTTTTAAAGGTTACTTGCCTGGAATTGTGCCCGATTATCGTAATGCTGTTGAGACAATGGCAGAATCCGAAGGTTTTGGGAGCTCCGGACGTGTTGATACTGAAAGGACTGCATCGGAGGACTCTTGCGCACCTAAAAGAAAATCCATTTGTTTGAATGCTGATGGTCATGACCAATTTGGTGCACCTATTCAATCAATGTCGTTGTCCAGTATGTCATCCTCTGAAAAAAAAGTGTTGGGAATTAGGTTGAAGAATGAACTTGAACTAGTCAGGGGACTGCAGAAGAAAATTGCTTCTGTCGGCTCAAATATTGGGGTTCTTTCACCTGCTAGCGATATTCAAAATTGCACCAATGGGCAGAGGAGATCAGGATCAGAGATATCTCAGCGATATATGGCTGAAGCAGTGATTCCTCCTGGGAAGAAAAAGCCTGCCCCAGGGAGAAATGGGCCTCTTACTAAGGGTCCCGGAGCTAAGCGGCCTAAGACGATGCAACAGGCCATACCTTCAGATACAAGCATGGTCATGTTTATGAAACAGTGTGAGACAGTGCTAAGCAGACTGATGTCACATCAGCATGGGTGGGTCTTCAATCATCCAGTTGATGTCGTAAAGTTAAAAATCCCCGACTACTTCACTGTTATTAAGCAACCAATGGATCTAGGGACCATCAGGTCAAAGTTGCATTCGGGAGAATATTCGAGCCCTTTGCAGTTTGCTGCTGATGTGCGGCTAACTTTTAAAAATGCAATGACATACAATCCGCCAGGAAATGATGTTCATATCATGGCTCAAACACTAAGTAAATTTTTTGAGGTTAGGTGGAAACCAATAGAAAAAAAGATCCCTGTTATTGAAGAGGAACCTTTACCTTCTAAGTCCAGTGTTATCATAGAAACTGAGACTGATACTCCTCCAGCAATGCCGCCttcgaagaagaagaaaattgcTCCATTGGAGAACAGGGTTAAACCAGAACCCGTAAAGCGAGTCATGAGTGACGTTGAAAAACATAAACTCACTGCTGAGCTTGAGGATTTACTTACTGAATTACCtgaaaatataattgatttcttgaaagaaaaaagCTCCAACGGAAATCAAGTCAGTGAAGATGAGATCGAGATTGATCTTGATGTTCTTCATGACGATATCTTGTTTGAGCTACGGAAGCTTTTGGATGATTATCTACTGGAGAAACAGAAAAATCAGGCTAAAGGTGAACCCTGTGAGATGGAG CTTCACAATGAGTCTGGATTCAGTAATTCATCCATGCAGCCATGCAAAG GAAATGATCCGGCAGATGAGGAAGTGGATATCGGTGGGAATGATCCACCTGTTTCAAGCTTCCCTCCTGTGGAGATAGAGAAGGATAGAGCTCGCAGGAGCAATATATGCAGTAGTTCAAGTAGTTCGAGTAGTGGTTCTGGCTCTTCATCTAGTG GTACAGATTCTGGAAGCTCATCTGGTGGTGAATCGGATGCTGATAAAGATTCAGTTGTTCAGAAG GCAACAGCGGCTTCTGGGGCGAGATTGGAGCAGGAAGATGAGCTTGACCTTCCAGAAACTACAG ATCCATTGGCTGGCCAAACAGTGCTGACTTCTCAGCAGAACTCCAATTTTGCTGAGCCCGATGATCATCGAGAGG AGGAGAGTGCTGAACCTGAGAGGCAAGTCTCTCCTGAGAAGCTCTACCGTGCAGCTTTGTTAAGAGGTCGCTTTGCGGATATCATACTAAAAGCTCAGGAGAAGAGCATTGAAAAG GGTGAAGTGCGGGATCCAGAAAAGCTAAAGCTTGAGAGAGAGGAGTTTGAAAGGCGTAGGCGAGAAG AGAAAGCTCGGTTGCAAGCTGAAGCTAAGGCTGCCGAAGAGGCTCGTAAAAGAGCTGAGGCAGAAGCTGCTGCAGAAGCCAAAAGGAAACGAGAACTTGAAAGAGAAGCTGCTCGTCAGGCACTCCAGAAG ATGGAGAAGACTGTTGAAATCAATGAGAACAGTCGATTCATGGAAGATCTGGAATTGTTCAGAGCTGCTCCAGATGAACAGCTAGAGAGCTTCATTGATGAGACTACTAGTCCTGGTCATTCTGAGAATATTCTTGGGAGTTTCAAATTTAAGGCAAGTAGCAATCCGCTGGAGCAACTTGGATTGTATAtgaaggaagaagatgaagatgaagaggaggaagaagagGCCGAACCACACAGCATCCCTGACGTATCGAATGATCCAGAGGAAGGAGAGATTGATTGA
- the LOC101267981 gene encoding uncharacterized protein translates to MDGRGGCCIARYAGGAYDMSKVDRIMLKFRPIAPKPAAAGSSVSGTTTPPQKSEVPVRTGRWKRRYVKDNKNSNNNKRSSSGGCSPTPSRRKRKARSVEENESSAKTVSGGETVVTLPLLSESPERKDNSVDVMKKNAPIWLSFGGNQGNNSDNSNNNGQLQGVGMDRSVVMFPQPVRVVGSWVKVESVTDAWVEGYGLGRTDEEKLINLERDSCPGFISDGLNRVRWANKAYKAMVGDGAGEVVVWLVMKDDVRLPESKSMAAFTCRVRVVRCGKEKNSLILPCDVWRMDGGGFAWRLDTEAALSLGR, encoded by the coding sequence ATGGATGGGAGAGGAGGGTGTTGTATTGCTAGGTATGCAGGAGGTGCGTACGATATGTCAAAAGTGGATAGGATAATGCTTAAATTCAGACCTATAGCACCTAAACCAGCAGCAGCCGGTAGTTCCGTTTCCGGCACGACTACTCCACCGCAAAAATCTGAGGTTCCGGTTCGTACTGGACGGTGGAAGAGGAGGTATGTTAAGgacaataaaaatagtaataataacaagagATCTAGTAGCGGCGGGTGTAGTCCTACTCCTAGTCGTAGGAAAAGGAAAGCTCGGTCGGTTGAAGAAAATGAATCAAGCGCAAAAACAGTGTCTGGTGGAGAAACGGTAGTTACTCTGCCGTTGTTATCGGAGAGTCCTGAAAGGAAGGATAATTCAGTTGATGTGATGAAAAAAAATGCTCCGATCTGGTTGAGTTTTGGTGGTAACCAAGGGAATAATAGtgataacagtaataataatggtCAGTTGCAGGGAGTGGGTATGGATCGGTCAGTTGTGATGTTTCCTCAGCCAGTACGTGTAGTGGGGTCATGGGTAAAGGTGGAAAGCGTGACAGACGCGTGGGTGGAAGGGTATGGGTTAGGACGTACGGATGAGGAAAAACTTATAAACCTGGAGCGGGACAGCTGTCCAGGGTTTATATCAGACGGTTTAAATAGAGTTAGGTGGGCCAACAAGGCATACAAGGCGATGGTGGGTGATGGGGCAGGGGAAGTGGTTGTTTGGCTAGTGATGAAAGATGATGTACGGCTGCCGGAGAGCAAATCCATGGCGGCGTTCACTTGCCGGGTTAGGGTTGTCAGGTGCGGGAAGGAGAAAAATTCATTGATTCTGCCGTGCGATGTGTGGAGAATGGACGGCGGAGGATTTGCATGGAGGTTGGATACAGAAGCCGCTCTCTCTTTGGGGCGGTAG